The Fusarium oxysporum Fo47 chromosome II, complete sequence genome includes a region encoding these proteins:
- a CDS encoding ETC complex I subunit conserved region-domain-containing protein: MRPTARVFARYLEAGTPTGLTGLWTHATPRSTLLYLYGTTLSKLQSIPETSMYRQSVEAITKHRMSLVEQMIPPGYNEWAVRAKELVSKNSSQFRVASGRVDGSEAHTVKLGDKIFVVGRKHEAGDIRVEEWNGEEDEGPEYEGIRTQKEREDQVTWAERKPLEDHEKIEWEDEPQMTADQVHELEQKIGAGLIEEVIQVAEGELKLVETMEKSKVWEDLEEKPAPGQWTYFDRI; this comes from the exons ATGAGGCCAACAGCTCGTGTGTTTGCACGCTACCTAGAGGCCGGCACTCCCACCGGTCTCACTGGTCTCTGGACTCATGCCACGCCACGATCGACCCTCCTCTACCTGTACGGCACAACCCTCAGCAAGCTCCAGAGCATCCCCGAGACCTCCATGTACCGTCAATCCGTTGAGGCTATCACCAAGCACCGCATGTCCCTCGTCGAGCAGATGATTCCTCCAGGTTACAACGAGTGGGCGGTTCGCGCCAAGGAGCTCGTCAGCAAGAACTCCTCTCAGTTCCGAGTGGCCAGCGGCCGCGTTGACGGCAGCGAGGCTCACACTGTTAAGCTCGGCGACAAGATCTTTGTGGTGGGCCGAAAGCACGAGGCGGGCGATATCCGAGTCGAGGAGTGGAATggcgaagaggatgaaggtCCTGAGTACGAGGGAATTCGAACACAAAAGGAGCGAGAGGACCAGGTTACTTGGGCAGAGCGCAAGCCTCTTGAGGATCATGAGAAGATTGAGTGGGAGGATGAGCCTCAGATGACTGCCGACCA GGTCCACGAGCTCGAGCAGAAGATCGGAGCTGGCCTTATCGAGGAAGTTATTCAAGTCGCCGAGGGCGAGCTTAAGCTAGTTGAGACCATGGAGAAGTCCAAGGT CTGGGAGGATCTCGAGGAGAAGCCCGCCCCTGGTCAGTGGACTTACTTTGACCGAATCTAA
- a CDS encoding WD40-repeat-containing domain protein, with the protein MAITDENAFELPKLRSSFSLENDTEFLENDNVAEFFDVKFCPYQPLDAQPVFAAISKKHVVICTLSQTADNNPCEVLSVIRDDDEEASACCCTWTKDPVTGAPYLCIGGVDAKVKIYDVVNGKLYRDVNDLATSPADPSIIASASGDTSIRVWSLDPVHANRPCLVILAGEGHSWDLLSLLLADFSNSSKWTLPDLPTEAITTPVRVHYPHFSTSAVHSGIIDCVAFYGDYILSRACHDNVISLWRIEGFSSANPPPPQSMAPTAQTTVPTNYDEASRLTRSAFVPTMSPQCPSQYTMLLQFHTPNCGPQFFMRFKLHFVPDQHPVLAFCNAGGNVFFWDFERLLAYREFMEMLKDPNRDRSKPVPHPSWMRLVKGRPPKTDSNKGRNAGADKDIPSAFRADAIRLSEEIGDYNAETLETWASRYSQEDPHEPLKAHKTESSSANFVGRQAAWSPGGEWCVVVGSSNQALILQRWANKGSTSRASASASASAPPSAPPSAPIQNGTS; encoded by the exons ATGGCTATCACCGATGAGAATGCGTTTGAGCTACCCAAGCTTCGTTCCTCGTTCTCGCTAGAA AACGATACAGAGTTTCTCGAGAATGACAACGTTGCTG AGTTCTTCGATGTCAAGTTCTGTCCCTACCAGCCGCTTGATGCACAACCTGTCTTTGCGGCTATCAGCAAAAAGCAT GTGGTTATCTGCACCCTATCTCAAACAGCTGACAACAACCCATGCGAAGTCCTCTCGGTGATCAGAGATGATGAT GAAGAGGCTTCCGCATGCTGTTGTACTTGGACAAAAGATCCCGTAACAGGCGCCCCCTACCTATGCATTGGTGGAGTCGATGCCAAAGTCAAGATCTATGATGTTGTGAACGGGAAACTATACAGG GATGTCAATGATCTAGCAACTTCGCCTGCAGACCCGTCTATTATCGCCTCCGCTTCTGGTGACACGAGTATTCGTGTCTGGAGTCTTGACCCAGTTCACGCAAACCGGCCCTGCTTGGTTATACTCGCTGGTGAAGGCCATTCATGGGATCTtctgagcttg CTTCTGGCGGACTTTTCTAATTCATCAAAGTGGACGCTCCCAGATCTTCCCACTGAGGCCATCACAACCCCTGTCCGTGTCCATTACCCTCACTTTTCGACCTCAGCAGTCCACAGTGGTATCATTGATTG CGTGGCCTTCTACGGTGACTATATCCTATCTAGGGCATGTCATGACAATGTTATCTCGCTTTGGAGAATAGAGGGTTTCTCTTCTGCAAACCCTCCCCCTCCCCAGAGCATGGCACCGACAGCTCAGACCACTGTTCCAACCAATTACGATGAGGCGAGCCGTCTCACACGTTCAGCGTTTGTTCCAACGATGTCTCCTCAGTGCCCTTCTCAGTATACCATGCTACTCCAGTTCCATACCCCCAACTGTGGCCCGCAGTTCTTCATGCGTTTTAAGTTACATTTTGTGCCGGACCAGCATCCAGTTTTAGCATTTTGCAATGCAGGTGGAAACGTTTTCTTTTGGGATTTTGAACGTTTGTTAGCGTACCGAGAGTTCATGGAAATGCTCAAGGACCCAAACAGGGACAGGAGTAAACCAGTCCCCCATCCAAGTTGGATGAGGCTTGTGAAGGGTCGACCCCCCAAGACGGACTCTAATAAAGGCCGGAACGCAGGGGCCGACAAGGACATTCCGAGCGCCTTCCgagcagacgcaatcagGCTGAGTGAAGAGATTGGTGACTATAACGCAGAGACCCTAGAGACCTGGGCGTCGAGGTACAGTCAAGAGGATCCTCATGAGCCATTGAAGGCACATAAGACGGAGTCTTCATCTGCCAATTTTGTGGGTCGACAGGCAGCTTGGAGTCCCGGAGGAGAGTGGTGTGTCGTGGTGGGAAGCTCAAATCAGGCATTGATCCTCCAGCGCTGGGCTAACAAAGggtcaacatcaagagcatctgcctctgcctctgcctctgcccCTCCGTCCGCTCCCCCATCTGCCCCTATCCAAAACGGCACGAGTTAG
- a CDS encoding Sodium/calcium exchanger protein-domain-containing protein, giving the protein MPRDRSSSRSHRHRSYNPPDMRQVSSDDRTLPVPNTYSEHKRGEKRSHGNSKMSRHIKPAGESGRKGFHPIHFSKISFRSTSRASLLCNFLWPFVPAAIAVRYAMPDNHITIFALAYIAMVPCANLIGFAGQELSRKLPHVLGVLLEITIGSIVEIILFMVLLSKDMFFVIKAAIMGSILATMLLCLGACFFVGGMLKEEQEFNEAISEAGSGLLLTAGVVLALPTVFEYGVGNGESLTAANLDHKTLQISRVISVLLIIAYLVYVFYQARTHHGIYAAVFEQDEHNDRDKHKDQAKAKLTLTECIIALVISVGLVAWTAVILVMQIEYVIERGDVSDAFMGLILVPLVEKLAEHLTAIDEAWDNQINLAMSHVLGATLQTALFNAPLAVVVSWGLNKGLDLNFAVFDLVMLILAILTVGRFLQDQKSNYLEGFLLIILYVAIAVAAFYYPNPTGHGSEGAAEGSSEGGH; this is encoded by the exons ATGCCTCGAGATCGCTCCTCTTCACGCTCCCATCGACATCGCTCATACAACCCTCCCGACATGCGACAAGTCTCATCCGACGACCGTACTCTCCCGGTTCCAAACACATATAGCGAACAcaagagaggagagaaaagaagccACGGCAACAGCAAAATGTCTCGACATATCAAGCCTGCGGGCGAGAGTGGTCGAAAGGGCTTCCATCCTATTCACTTTTCCAAGATCTCGTTCAGATCAACCAGTCGAGCTAGTTTGCTTTGCAACTTTCTCTGGCCTTTCGTTCCTGCTGCCATTGCTGTTCGCT ATGCTATGCCCGATAATCATATCACCATTTTCGCGCTGGCCTATATCGCCATGGTTCCGTGTGCCAATTTGATCGGCTTTGCTGGTCAGGAGCTGTCACGAAAGCTGCCTCATGTCTTGGGTGTCCTTCTCGAGATCAC CATTGGCTCTATCGTCGAAATCATTCTTTTCATGgttcttctttccaaggaTATGTTTTTCGTTATCAAGGCTGCCATCATGGGTTCAATTCTTGCTACCATGCTCCTATGCCTCGGTGCTTGCTTTTTCGTTGGTGgcatgttgaaagaagaACAGGAATTCAATGAGGCTATCAGCGAAGCTGGAAGCGGACTACTTTTAACTGC TGGTGTTGTTCTGGCCCTTCCTACTGTCTTCGAGTACGGTGTTGGCAATGGCGAGTCACTTACCGCCGCAAACCTCGACCACAAGACACTCCAAATCTCGCGCGTCATCTCAGTTCTTCTGATCATCGCGTATCTTGTATATGTCTTTTATCAGGCTCGAACTCACCATGGTATTTACGCTGCTGTATTCGAACAGGATGAACACAACGATCGAGACAAGCACAAGGACcaagccaaggccaagcttaCTTTGACTGAGTGCATCATCGCTTTGGTCATCTCCGTGGGCCTTGTTGCATGGACGGCGGTTATTCTCGTCATGCAGATCGAATATGTCATCGAAAGGGGTGATGTCAGCGACGCATTCATGGGTCTCATCCTTGTTCcacttgttgagaagcttgcggAGCACTTGACCGCCATCGATGAGGCCTGGGATAACCAGATTAATTTGGCAATGTCTCACGTACTCGGTGCGACTTTACAAACTGCTCTCTTTAACGCCCCTCTTGCCGTCGTTGTCAGCTGGGGCCTCAACAAGGGTCTTGATCTCAACTTTGCAGTTTTCGACCTCGTCATGCTCATCCTCGCTATTCTCACCGTTGGTCGATTCCTCCAGGATCAGAAGAGTAACTACCTGGAAGGCTTTCTGCTCATCATTCTTTACGTCGCTATTGCTGTTGCGGCCTTCTACTATCCAAACCCGACTGGCCATGGATCCGAGGGGGCTGCTGAAGGTAGTTCCGAGGGTGGACATTGA
- a CDS encoding armadillo-type protein, whose amino-acid sequence MDRARKRELRTLNEKAWDGESDLFPVAKTLDSSLKKNTAFIKRLRTAITAATLSTFLQEIRTLSLHKYLSEIISACYEGLCRLKSPGEIEAGVEIVSALHQRFGPNEFTEYLAWLLGKGMATPDKGILKTLAPEVREKEEKERIIRQRALLRVVTELWLVGVIRTLDDVSRPDDATKGAAGKTPELKTRTNKGTGAEPFPLEVLKDLLGHDREHANLPLLVIFVKSFSWDILGVKPTGADGRKTVEEDGTTEGNEAEDGNSGNEASPGADQPFTEPEMRDRFRGILKKYFDDVKGHITRDQKSIQSQARRNAEAYVKSGEVFEDRQANYEKQVKAQERLVSNAQVIADAIGAEMPDLKDSDDSFAASNGSIGLVKTGDYLRSMGDGAGIWEDEDERRFYENLVDLKGKVPAILLEDGKRKKTDTDEQVGKKVDPSEASEAPKTAETADDQSTSIANRTIGAQVDALLARLPELTNKDIADQTAIDFCFLNSKASRNRLVKALTEVPKGRSDLLPSWSRLVATLGRYMPDVPKGLVDYLDAEFRSLQRRKEKDFLGQVRLSNIRYLAELTKFGIVPEHVVFHCLKVSLDDFSRMNIEILCNLIENCGRYLLRNPETAPRMMSFLETLQRKKSVQHIGQPERMLIDNAVYYVDPPERLAIEQKERTPMELFVRKLIYVDMTKRNYSKILKQIRRLHWEETEVVAILEKVFSKPGKVKYGSVHLLGILLSALYRYHPAFVVKVIDNVIESMTFGLEQNDYRFYQRRIAEVKYLGELYNYRMLEHPVIFDTMYKIMTFGYGGPPVPGKYIPLDPPDDFFRIRLVSTMLETCGMFFNRGAAGKKLDYFLSFFQYYIFTKVSLPMDIEFLVQDTFALTRPQWKLATSLDEAVKAFQLAVAQDQKSAGVDKGIDVDDATSDASSDDDNVDNDEDGDDNEDSASEEEEAEDVEEDSDDESTFDEEAIVVTRQEEEVDPEDEADFEREYAKMMAESLESRKFERKQLFDVPLPVRSKNREATSTEGGEGESPPGHTMAFSLLTKKGNRQQTRTVELPSNSTFAIAMKNQQQAEREEQQRIKNLVLNYDLQQNEDQDGGTDPQPTQIHYNTNIHTSIQATNDRRRSTTTGWRDRTRIRAKDLVNSN is encoded by the exons ATGGATCGCGCAAGGAAGC GCGAACTGCGCACTTTGAACGAAAAGGCCTGGGATGGCGAATCTG ATTTGTTCCCTGTTGCAAAGACTCTCGATTCGTCTCTCAAGAAGAATACCGCTTTCATTAAACGACTGCGAACAGCCATCACCGCCGCTACCCTCAGTACCTTCCTCCAGGAAATCCGAACTTTGAGCCTACACAAGTACCTTTCCGAGATCATATCCGCTTGCTATGAGGGACTATGCCGACTCAAGTCGCCTGGCGAGATCGAGGCCGGCGTGGAGATTGTCAGTGCTCTCCATCAGCGATTTGGTCCCAACGAGTTTACGGAATACTTAGCTTGGCTTCTTGGGAAAGGGATGGCGACTCCGGATAAGGGTATCCTCAAAACTCTGGCACCAGAGGTTCgtgagaaagaagagaaggagcGCATCATAAGACAACGCGCATTGCTTCGTGTAGTGACCGAGTTGTGGCTTGTTGGCGTCATCAGGACCCTTGATGATGTTAGCAGGCCCGACGACGCAACAAAAGGAGCCGCAGGCAAGACTCCCGAACTGAAGACCCGAACGAACAAAGGCACCGGTGCGGAACCGTTCCCCCTCGAAGTACTTAAGGATTTGCTTGGACACGACCGCGAACATGCCAACCTTCCGCTTCTTGTCATTTTTGTCAAGTCATTCAGCTGGGATATCCTTGGAGTAAAACCAACAGGCGCTGATGGCCGAAAGACAGTAGAGGAAGACGGCACTACTGAAGGAAACGAAGCCGAGGATGGCAATAGTGGAAATGAGGCGTCTCCTGGCGCAGATCAGCCTTTCACCGAACCCGAAATGCGCGATCGATTTAGGGGCATATTGAAGAAGTATTTTGATGATGTCAAGGGACATATCACTCGGGATCAGAAGTCGATACAATCGCAAGCTCGACGTAATGCCGAGGCATATGTCAAGTCTGGTGAAGTCTTTGAAGATCGACAGGCGAACTATGAGAAACAGGTCAAGGCTCAAGAACGCCTCGTTTCAAACGCTCAGGTTATCGCGGACGCCATTGGGGCCGAAATGCCGGACCTTAAAGACTCAGATGATTCATTCGCCGCTTCCAACGGGTCTATCGGTCTCGTTAAGACCGGCGATTAtcttcgttccatgggagACGGTGCCGGAATCTgggaggacgaagatgagcgACGCTTCTACGAAAACCTGGTTGATCTTAAAGGCAAGGTGCCGGCTATTTTGCTGGAAGACGgcaaaaggaagaagacagaCACGGACGAACAAGTTGGGAAGAAGGTAGACCCATCCGAGGCCTCGGAAGCCCCCAAGACTGCCGAGACTGCTGATGACCAGTCCACATCTATCGCTAACCGAACCATTGGAGCGCAAGTCGATGCTCTGCTTGCGCGTCTACCAGAGTTGACCAACAAGGACATCGCAGACCAGACAGCTATCGATTTCTGCTTCCTGAATTCCAAGGCTTCTCGCAACCGTCTGGTGAAGGCCCTGACGGAAGTTCCAAAGGGTCGTAGCGACCTACTGCCGTCATGGTCTCGTCTTGTGGCGACTTTGGGTCGATATATGCCAGATGTTCCAAAGGGCCTGGTCGATTACCTTGATGCGGAGTTTCGAAGTCTTCAACGACGGAAGGAAAAAGACTTCCTGGGACAAGTCCGTCTGAGCAACATTCGGTATCTTGCTGAGTTGACAAAATTCGGCATTGTGCCCGAGCATGTTGTCTTTCATTGTCTGAAAGTCAGCCTCGATGACTTTTCACGCATGAACATTGAGATTCTGTGCAACCTCATTGAGAACTGCGGCCGATATCTTCTTCGAAACCCTGAAACAGCTCCTCGTATGATGAGCTTTCTTGAAACTCTGCAGCGCAAGAAGTCCGTCCAACATATTGGACAACCAGAGCGGATGCTCATCGATAACGCTGTTTACTACGTCGACCCACCAGAACGTTTAGCTATCGAGCAGAAGGAACGTACTCCCATGGAGCTATTCGTTCGCAAATTGATCTACGTTGATATGACAAAGAGAAATTACAGCAAGATCTTGAAGCAGATTCGAAGGCTCCACTGGGAGGAGACAGAG GTTGTTGCCATCTTGGAGAAGGTGTTCTCAAAGCCTGGAAAGGTGAAGTATGGAAGCGTTCACCTTCTTGGTATCTTGCTCAGCGCGCTCTATCGCTACCATCCTGCCTTTGTGGTCAAGGTTATTGATAACGTGATCGAGTCTATGACGTTTGGTCTCGAGCAGAATGATTACAGGTTCTATCAGCGACGTATTGCCGAAGTCAAGTATCTTGGCGAGCTTTATAACTACCGTATGCTTGAACATCCTGTTATCTTTGACACCATGTACAAGATTATGACATTCGGATATG GCGGTCCACCTGTTCCTGGCAAATATATCCCACTCGATCCTCCCGATGACTTCTTCCGCATCCGACTTGTATCTACAATGCTGGAAACCTGCGGCATGTTTTTCAACCGTGGAGCAGCGGGCAAGAAGTTGGATTACTTCCTTTCATTCTTCCAG TATTACATATTCACTAAAGTGTCCCTGCCGATGGATATCGAGTTTTTGGTTCAAGACACATTTGCTCTAACTCGGCCACAATGGAAACTTGCCACAAGCTTGGATGAGGCCGTAAAAGCCTTCCAACTTGCCGTTGCTCAAGATCAGAAGTCGGCAGGCGTTGACAAGGGAATCGACGTGGATGATGCCACAAGCGATGCTTCGTCCGATGATGACAACGTGGATAATGACGAAGATGGCGACGACAACGAAGACAGTGCttctgaggaagaggaggcagaG GACGTGGAGGAAGATTCCGACGACGAGAGTACCTTTGACGAGGAAGCCATCGTAGTCACTcgacaagaagaggaagttgaccctgaggatgaggctgatttTGAGCGCGAGTATGCCAAGATGATGGCCGAAAGTCTCGAGTCGCGCAAGTTTGAGCGCAAGCAGCTCTTTGATGTGCCGCTTCCAGTTCGATCCAAAAACCGCGAGGCTACCTCAACAGAGGGAGGCGAAGGAGAATCTCCTCCTGGCCATACTATGGCGTTCTCCTTATTGACGAAGAAGGGCAACCGCCAGCAG ACACGGACTGTCGAACTGCCCTCCAATTCTACCTTTGCTATTGCAATGAAGAACCAGCAACAGGCTGAAAGGGAGGAACAACAGCGCATCAAGAATTTGGTGCTCAATTATGATCTTCAGCAGAATGAAGACCAAGATGGTGGTACAGACCCTCAACCAACACAAATTCATTACAACACCAATATTCACACATCAATTCAGGCAACGAACGACCGGCGACGTTCTACCACAACCGGTTGGAGAGATCGAACAAGGATAAGAGCCAAAGATCTCGTAAACTCCAACTGA
- a CDS encoding chitin synthase-domain-containing protein has protein sequence MALLKDWPLENVIYTSIVGVVLLMACLEWFLWLAAFVYCLVKVFQKAEHWSINVLCIIVGTAFVLLRVIFLPIMVVTLPLPDTVTKLWPNEMVSFLQWFAFWAFAILLTVPWLFCIYQVVTNQLGRTKRMKLVLDDVTAPKVVIVMPCYREEPEVLLKAVNSVVECDYPPACIHVFLSFDGEEEDELYLSTIDKLGVSMKMETYPKSIDVTYRSARVTISRFEHGGKRHCQKVTFKLIDRVYEEYLKQNDNLFILFIDSDCILDKVCLQNFVYDMELSPGNSRDMLAMTGVITSTTKKHSIITLLQDMEYIHGQLFERTVESGCGSVTCLPGALTMLRFSAFRRMAKYYFVDKTEQCEDLFDFAKCHLGEDRWLTHLFMIGARKRYQIQMCTSAFCKTEAVQTYRSLVKQRRRWFLGFITNEVCMLTDWRLWKRYPVLILVRFMQNTIRTTALLFFIMVLALITTVKKVDDLPVGFIAVSLGLNWLLMLYFGAKLRRFKIWFYPLMFILNPFYNWLYMVYGIFTAGQRTWGGPRADAAAADAHTTAREAVEQAEKQGDELNVVPETFKAAHEARRAASNRKSTATTELGRTRSVVRPPDKIDGKFSARQKTASGTYAHPDEIDTSTEDIEMGKTTSHVCSKPQECADLGIGTQRRMKLLMDEENIRKYETAQQMQGRASQVSDMEGIQSSHGFSASPMRRAEISGDMTTSPSPVQYNQVVQDEPVEPRRRTSPEKHWYQP, from the exons ATGGCCCTACTAAAGGACTGGCCGTTGGAAAAC GTTATATATACCAGCATAGTCGGTGTCGTGCTTTTGATGGCATGCCTCGAGTGGTTTCTCTGGTTGGCAGCGTTCGTCTACTGCCTCGTCAAAGTCTTTCAAAAGGCAGAACATTGGTCTATTAATGTCTTATGCATCATTGTTGGCACTGCCTTTGTTCTCCTCCG GGTCATATTCCTCCCAATCATGGTGGTGACGCTGCCACTTCCGGATACCGTTACAAAGTTGTGGCCGAATGAGATGGTATCTTTTCTCCAGTGGTTTGCATTCTGGGCCTTCGCGATCCTCTTGACAGTGCCATGGTTGTTCTGCATCTACCAAGTCGTGACAAATCAACTCGGTCGAACGAAGCGTATGAAACTGGTGCTCGATGATGTTACTGCGCCAAAGGTCGTCATAGTCATGCCTTGTTACAGAGAGGAACCTGAGGTTCTCCTCAAAGCTGTCAACTCAGTAGTCGAATGCGATTACCCACCCGCCTGTATCCATGTTTTCTTGTCCTTCGAcggggaggaggaggacgaaCTCTACCTCAGCACTATTGATAAACTTGGTGTATCCATGAAGATGGAGACATACCCCAAGAGTATTGATGTCACATATCGATCTGCACGTGTAACCATTTCACGTTTTGAGCACGGAGGCAAACGTCACTGCCAGAAAGTAAccttcaagctcattgaCCGAGTGTACGAGGAGTATCTCAAGCAGAACGACAATCTATTCATTCTCTTTATCGACTCCGACTGTATCTTAGACAAGGTATGCCTACAAAACTTTGTCTACGACATGGAGCTCAGCCCTGGCAATTCTAGAGACATGCTGGCTATGACAGGCGTCATTAcctcgacgacgaagaaACATAGCATCATTACACTGTTACAAGACATGGAATACATACACGGACAGTTGTTTGAACGAACCGTTGAGTCTGGCTGTGGTTCTGTCACTTGTCTCCCGGGAGCGTTGACGATGCTGCGCTTCTCAGCCTTTCGAAGAATGGCCAAATACTATTTTGTAGACAAAACAGAGCAGTGCGAAGACCTGTTCGATTTTGCCAAATGTCACTTGGGAGAAGATCGCTGGTTAACCCATCTATTCATGATTGGAGCCAGGAAGCGGTATCAGATCCAGATGTGCACATCGGCCTTTTGCAAAACCGAGGCTGTGCAGACATATCGGTCCCTGGTTAAGCAGCGGCGCCGATGGTTTCTAGGCTTCATCACAAACGAGGTCTGTATGTTGACGGACTGGCGCCTGTGGAAGCGCTACCCCGTTCTCATATTGGTCCGTTTTATGCAGAATACCATCCGGACAACAGCATTACtattcttcatcatggtTTTGGCCCTGATAACTACAGTCAAGAAAGTGGACGACCTTCCTGTGGGATTCATTGCCGTTTCTCTGGGGCTGAATTGGCTTCTGATGCTGTACTTTGGAGCCAAGCTCAGGCGATTCAAAATCTGGTTCTATCCTCTCATGTTTATTCTTAATCCGTTCTACAACTGGCTTTATATGGTGTACGGTATATTCACAGCAGGGCAGCGAACTTGGGGCGGGCCACGAGCCGATGCTGCGGCGGCGGACGCGCACACGACAGCAAGAGAAGCAGTGGAACAAGCTGAGAAACAGGGAGACGAACTGAACGTGGTCCCCGAGACGTTTAAAGCGGCACACGAAGCACGTAGGGCTGCCTCGAACCGTAAGTCGACCGCAACCACCGAACTCGGGCGAACTCGAAGCGTGGTGCGACCACCAGACAAGATTGATGGCAAGTTCTCGGCACGTCAAAAGACAGCATCGGGAACATACGCTCATCCAGATGAGATCGATACCAGCACAGAGGACATTGAAATGGGGAAAACAACATCCCACGTGTGCTCGAAGCCTCAAGAGTGTGCGGATCTCGGGATTGGAACACAGCGAAGAATGAAGCTCCTAATGGATGAAGAAAACATTCGAAAGTATGAGACTGCACAACAAATGCAGGgccgagcttctcaagtGAGCGATATGGAAGGCATCCAGTCGAGTCACGGGTTCTCGGCTTCACCTATGAGACGTGCTGAGATTTCGGGAGATATGACCACTTCCCCAAGCCCTGTTCAATACAATCAGGTCGTTCAAGACGAGCCAGTTGAACCTCGTCGTCGAACTTCTCCGGAGAAGCATTGGTACCAGCCTTGA